One genomic segment of Vagococcus intermedius includes these proteins:
- a CDS encoding GNAT family N-acetyltransferase — protein sequence MQTFLSNKPFVRAYSYHLRMIVFVQEQHISPELEFDELDTDHRYYLITINEGKPVGTARYQFKEQGVLQPDRLCVHPDYRGQGIGRNLLNELEKQALKDGCHHSLLSAEVTAIPFYVKSGYHQVSDTYLEDGLPCVQMKKKLRA from the coding sequence TTGCAAACATTTTTGTCTAATAAACCCTTCGTAAGAGCTTATTCTTACCATTTACGTATGATAGTTTTTGTACAAGAACAACACATTAGTCCTGAACTAGAATTTGATGAGTTAGATACTGATCACAGATACTATCTTATCACAATAAATGAAGGAAAACCGGTGGGGACTGCTCGCTATCAGTTTAAGGAACAAGGTGTCCTACAACCAGATCGTTTATGTGTCCACCCCGACTATCGCGGGCAAGGAATTGGTCGTAACTTACTTAATGAATTAGAAAAACAAGCCCTGAAGGATGGTTGTCATCACTCGTTATTGAGCGCTGAAGTGACGGCGATTCCTTTCTATGTAAAATCAGGTTATCACCAAGTATCCGACACTTATTTAGAAGATGGTCTTCCCTGTGTGCAGATGAAAAAAAAGTTACGGGCTTAG
- a CDS encoding DEAD/DEAH box helicase — protein sequence MATFKQFNLKPFLEAALEDKGFKTPTEVQEKLIPVINKGKSVVGQSQTGSGKTHTFLLPLMNKIDPTKDEVQVLITAPSRELANQIFKAAEQLASFSNDAVRVSAFVGGTDKKRQIAKLQNQQPHVAIGTPGRILDLMNEKALGTHTATAFVVDEADMTLDLGFLEDVDKIASSLPSRLQMLVFSATIPENLKPFLKKYMENPVIEHIKPKSIISDSIDNWLISTKGKNNNQVIHQLLTTGQPYLAIVFANTKQRVDEIANYLKAQGLKVAKIHGDILPRERKRVMKQVQNLEFQYVVATDLAARGIDIEGVSHVINAEVPNELDFFIHRVGRTGRNGMKGTAITLYEPNDENAINEIEKLGITFVPKEIKGKEIIDGYDRNRRTKRDKSRKDLDIEMIGLVKKKKKKIKPAYKKKIGWVIADKERQTRKIERRAQARAMKKSKKTKR from the coding sequence TTGGCGACATTTAAACAATTCAATTTAAAACCTTTCTTGGAAGCAGCATTAGAAGATAAAGGATTTAAAACACCAACAGAAGTTCAAGAAAAACTAATTCCAGTTATTAATAAAGGAAAAAGTGTTGTCGGACAATCACAAACTGGTTCAGGTAAAACACATACGTTTTTACTACCATTAATGAATAAAATTGATCCAACGAAAGATGAAGTACAAGTTTTAATCACAGCTCCAAGTCGTGAGTTAGCAAATCAAATATTTAAAGCAGCAGAACAACTAGCATCATTTTCAAATGATGCTGTTCGGGTCTCAGCCTTTGTTGGCGGAACTGACAAAAAACGTCAAATTGCTAAATTACAAAATCAACAACCTCACGTCGCAATTGGGACACCAGGACGTATCTTAGATTTAATGAATGAAAAAGCTTTAGGGACACATACAGCGACAGCTTTTGTTGTTGATGAAGCGGATATGACCTTAGATTTAGGTTTCTTAGAAGATGTTGATAAGATTGCTAGCAGTTTACCAAGTCGTTTACAAATGCTAGTTTTCTCAGCAACGATTCCAGAAAATTTAAAACCATTTTTGAAAAAATATATGGAAAATCCAGTGATTGAACATATCAAACCAAAATCAATTATTTCTGATTCTATTGATAATTGGTTAATTTCAACTAAAGGTAAAAATAATAATCAAGTTATTCATCAATTATTAACAACGGGTCAACCATATTTGGCGATTGTGTTTGCCAATACAAAACAACGAGTTGATGAAATTGCTAATTATTTAAAAGCTCAAGGCTTAAAAGTAGCTAAAATTCATGGTGATATTTTACCTCGTGAACGTAAACGCGTGATGAAGCAAGTTCAAAACTTAGAGTTCCAATATGTTGTGGCGACTGATTTAGCCGCCCGTGGGATTGATATTGAAGGGGTTTCTCATGTTATTAACGCGGAGGTTCCGAATGAATTAGATTTCTTTATTCACCGTGTTGGTCGTACGGGACGTAATGGTATGAAAGGGACAGCGATTACTTTATACGAACCAAATGATGAAAATGCTATTAATGAGATTGAAAAATTAGGAATTACGTTTGTACCTAAGGAAATTAAAGGTAAAGAAATTATTGATGGTTATGACCGTAATCGTCGTACCAAACGTGATAAGTCTCGTAAAGATTTAGATATCGAGATGATTGGTTTAGTTAAGAAGAAAAAGAAAAAAATTAAACCAGCTTACAAGAAAAAAATTGGCTGGGTAATTGCTGATAAAGAGCGTCAAACACGTAAGATTGAACGCCGAGCACAAGCTAGAGCAATGAAAAAATCAAAAAAAACAAAACGTTAA
- a CDS encoding AEC family transporter encodes MLESYLNILVVFGLVFTGYWLSHHQMFDEKTIGLFSKLVLTVALPFNMFLNMTEKFNREEFLSLFQGMLLPAVSIIVTFIVSIIYAKITRVPMNRRGVFQTMFTASNTIFMGLPINLAIFGEVSVPYVLLYYICNTTFFWTMGIYLISSDSQDPTIEKVKMTPIGVFKLLMSPAMLGFIIGLIWMLLELPEFAVLTKYATHLSGLTTPLSMFVIGMILYQTGIKNLRMTKDTMGILLGRYVISPLIVILLSYIIKVPDMMLKVFIIQAAMPAQNSMPIIAEQYKADVEFTTTTQAYTFIVYLFVIPLLIFLVN; translated from the coding sequence GTGTTAGAGTCATATTTGAATATTTTAGTTGTTTTTGGCTTGGTTTTTACAGGATATTGGTTATCTCATCATCAGATGTTTGATGAAAAAACCATCGGCCTTTTTTCAAAATTAGTGTTAACAGTAGCGCTCCCTTTTAATATGTTTTTAAACATGACTGAAAAATTTAATCGAGAAGAGTTTTTAAGTCTATTTCAAGGGATGTTACTGCCGGCCGTTTCGATTATTGTAACATTTATAGTAAGTATCATTTATGCTAAAATAACGCGAGTTCCGATGAATAGACGTGGGGTTTTTCAAACGATGTTTACTGCTTCGAATACTATTTTTATGGGCTTACCAATTAACTTAGCTATTTTTGGAGAAGTATCTGTCCCATACGTGTTGTTATACTATATTTGTAACACGACTTTTTTTTGGACGATGGGTATCTATCTGATTTCTAGTGATAGTCAAGATCCAACAATCGAAAAAGTGAAAATGACGCCTATTGGCGTATTTAAATTATTAATGTCACCAGCCATGCTAGGCTTTATCATCGGTTTAATCTGGATGCTTCTTGAGCTACCTGAGTTTGCAGTGCTAACGAAATATGCCACTCATTTAAGTGGGTTAACCACACCGTTATCAATGTTTGTGATTGGGATGATTTTATATCAGACTGGGATTAAAAATTTAAGAATGACCAAAGATACTATGGGGATTCTTCTAGGTCGCTATGTTATTTCACCACTTATCGTTATTTTATTATCTTATATTATTAAAGTACCAGATATGATGTTAAAAGTTTTTATCATTCAAGCAGCTATGCCTGCTCAGAATTCTATGCCAATTATTGCGGAACAATATAAAGCCGATGTTGAGTTTACAACAACGACTCAAGCGTATACATTTATCGTTTACTTATTTGTTATCCCATTATTAATCTTTTTAGTCAATTAA
- the nrdI gene encoding class Ib ribonucleoside-diphosphate reductase assembly flavoprotein NrdI has translation MKLSILYITISGNTRSFCQRLAEYSQEQVALDKTQLAIEVKEISENSLFESENDPFVAIVPTYLDGGNGLDSGTNEIMTNALGEYIEHENNATHCIGIIGNGNKNFNWQYCLTGKQYAEKFSVPFLAEYELRGTPDDLVRIYQVLSDYVKTVLT, from the coding sequence ATGAAATTATCGATTTTATATATTACTATTTCAGGTAATACGCGTTCATTTTGTCAAAGACTAGCTGAATATAGTCAAGAACAGGTAGCTTTAGACAAGACGCAACTAGCTATTGAGGTGAAAGAAATTAGTGAGAATAGCCTATTTGAGTCAGAAAATGATCCTTTTGTAGCAATTGTGCCAACTTATTTAGATGGTGGCAATGGCCTAGACAGTGGTACGAATGAAATCATGACCAATGCATTGGGTGAGTATATTGAGCATGAAAATAACGCGACACATTGTATTGGTATTATTGGGAATGGCAATAAGAATTTTAATTGGCAATATTGCTTAACGGGCAAACAATATGCTGAAAAATTTTCAGTCCCCTTTTTAGCTGAGTATGAATTAAGAGGAACACCAGATGATTTGGTTCGTATTTATCAAGTATTGTCGGATTATGTCAAAACAGTGTTAACTTAA
- the alr gene encoding alanine racemase produces the protein MATGFLRPTQRVVDCQALYHNVAEEIKLLPQGTELFAVVKANGYGHGAVKVAEIAKKAGATGFCVSILDEALELREAGFTEPILVLGVVEPCYLTVAVEHNIAVTAASLSWLQYASQLLQEDRIGQLTIHLKIDTGMGRLGLRTAEEISEVVRFLSDHSEFELEGVFTHFAKADSKDTDYFKKQNNRFAQALALLPNDIRYVHTANSATALWHEQNNCNLIRFGAAMYGLNPSGRELAAPFDLKQAMTLETEVVHIKQLPANESISYGATYTTTQEEWIATLPIGYADGLTRDFQGFTVLVGDKLVPIVGRVCMDQCMVRLNGPVPLGEKVIIFGNQDDQANDFQVGAEYIGTINYEIPCMLSERVPLVYVNEQLTAEE, from the coding sequence ATGGCGACTGGTTTTTTAAGACCAACTCAAAGAGTTGTAGATTGTCAAGCTCTTTATCACAATGTAGCAGAGGAAATTAAGCTTTTACCTCAGGGAACTGAATTATTTGCAGTAGTGAAGGCCAATGGTTATGGACACGGAGCAGTCAAGGTTGCAGAAATTGCCAAAAAAGCTGGAGCAACAGGCTTTTGTGTCTCGATTTTAGACGAGGCTTTAGAGCTTAGAGAGGCAGGTTTTACCGAACCAATTTTAGTCCTAGGTGTGGTGGAACCTTGCTATTTAACAGTAGCTGTCGAGCATAATATTGCGGTAACAGCTGCTAGTCTAAGTTGGTTACAGTATGCTAGCCAGTTACTACAAGAAGACCGTATTGGGCAGTTGACGATTCATTTGAAAATTGACACTGGTATGGGACGTTTAGGCCTAAGGACAGCAGAAGAAATTAGCGAAGTGGTTCGCTTTTTATCAGACCATTCTGAATTTGAATTAGAAGGAGTTTTTACTCATTTTGCTAAGGCTGATTCAAAAGATACTGATTATTTTAAAAAGCAAAATAATCGCTTTGCACAGGCATTAGCACTGCTACCTAACGATATTCGTTATGTTCATACAGCAAATTCAGCAACGGCACTATGGCATGAACAAAATAACTGTAATTTAATTCGTTTTGGTGCAGCTATGTATGGCTTAAATCCTTCAGGAAGAGAACTAGCAGCTCCTTTTGATTTGAAACAAGCGATGACCTTAGAAACAGAGGTTGTACATATCAAACAATTACCAGCGAATGAAAGCATCAGTTATGGTGCTACTTATACAACAACACAAGAAGAGTGGATTGCTACCTTACCAATTGGTTATGCCGATGGTTTAACTCGTGATTTCCAAGGGTTTACTGTGTTAGTTGGTGATAAACTAGTCCCAATTGTTGGTCGGGTTTGTATGGATCAATGTATGGTTCGTTTAAATGGGCCAGTTCCTCTAGGAGAAAAAGTAATTATTTTTGGAAATCAAGATGACCAAGCAAATGATTTTCAAGTAGGTGCTGAGTATATAGGGACTATCAACTATGAAATACCATGCATGTTATCAGAACGAGTGCCTCTAGTCTATGTCAATGAACAATTGACAGCTGAGGAGTAA